From Macaca mulatta isolate MMU2019108-1 chromosome 3, T2T-MMU8v2.0, whole genome shotgun sequence, the proteins below share one genomic window:
- the ATP5PF gene encoding ATP synthase peripheral stalk subunit F6, mitochondrial: protein MILQRLFRFSSIIRSAVSVHFRRNIGVTAVAFNKELDPVQKLFVDKIREYKSKRQTSGGPVDTGPEYQQELEKELFKLKQMFGKADMNTFPTFKFEDPKFEVIEKPPA, encoded by the exons ATGATTCTTCAGAGGCTCTTCAGGTTCTCCTCTATCATTCGGTCAGCAGTCTCAGTCCATTTTCGGAGGAACATTGGTGTTACAGCAGTAGCATTTAATAAGGAACTTGATCCTGTACAGAAACTCTTTGTGGACAAGATTAGAGAATACAAATCTAAGCGACA GACATCTGGAGGACCTGTTGATACTGGTCCAGAGTATCAGCAAGAGCTGGAGAAGGAGCTTTTTAAGCTCAAGCAAATGTTTGGTAAAGCAGACATGAATACATTTCCCACCTTCAAATTTGAAG ATCCCAAATTTGAAGTCATCGAAAAACCCCCGGCctga